GACTGATCGTCACTGGGTAGAAACCATTACTGACCGCCACTCCGTAGACACCATCACTTGTGCCTTCGATGCGATCGGGTAAAACAACAGTCTCAACATCGATCGCCTGTATCGTTGTACTTTCAATCCACTGATTGACAGCACTCACAACCTCAGAGAAGGATTCATACTCGGCACCTCCGCCGAAGGGTCCCCGTTCAGTAATCCGAGGCGCAAAATCTTTGCACTTAATCATGTTGTTTACCACCTTAAAATTGTAGAGTTGAGCATCACTCCAAGAAACCATCGTGATTTGATTGGTTGATGAATCAATTTACTGCGATCCCATATCAATCAATTGCAGGACAATCTTGCCTCGCAGTCCTCCCTTTTCTAAACGTTGATGAGCTTGAACGATGTCGCTCCAAGGCAGAACTGAATCAATGACGGGTCGAATCTGGTCGCGTTCAATTAGGTTCCTCAGTGCGTCCAATTTGTCTCTATATTGAGGACTGAAAACGAAGTGAATCGTCAAATTCTTACCCCAAGCATCAAGAAGTGTTTGAGGAGTTGCAATATCGACGATTGTGATAAGTCTGCCAAACGGATGAATTACTTCTGGGCTACGTCCAATCGTATCGCCTCCAATCGTGTCTAAAACCAAATCAACACCCCGACCATTCGTTTCTCGCCCAATCACTTCAATATAATTTTCATGCTTGTAGTCGATGGGATAATCTGCACCCAGCTTCTTAACGAAGTCAAAGTTTTCTGCACTGCATGTCGTATATACATAAGCACCCATTGCTTTCGCCAGTTGAATTGCGATCGAACCAACTCCACCTGCTCCAGCATGAATTAGAACTGTTTCACCGACTTGTAAATTTCCTCTAGTTATAAGGCAATCCCAGGCGGTTCCTCCTGCCAACGGCAAGCAAGCTGCCTCGACATGGGTCAAATTAATTGGCTTAACTGCAACAATGCTTTCCTCTGCAACGTGGTATTGAGCATAACTACCAAACTCGCCAAAAACCTGGGGTGAGTAGTAAACTTCATCTCCGACCTGGAAATGGGTGACTGCCTCTCCAATAGCTTCAATCACACCCGAAACGTCAACTCCGATAATTGCAGGGAGACGAACTAAATCTTTGTAGTCACCCCGACGAGTTTGATAATCAATGGGATTGATCGATGTCGCGTATACTTTCACCAGAACTTGGGTCGCTTTTGGAACTAGCTTCGGTATTTGCGGGCAAACGATCGCACGGCAGCTTTAGTCGCGCTGTAAACGCTGAAGGCTGGAGTGCCAACGATAGAAGCAGTTGAGGCATTCAGGATGATGGAAGCGCCCTCTGGCATCAGTGGCAGTGCCTTCTGCACAGTGAAAAGTAGACCTTTGACATTGGTGTTGAATGTTTTGTCAAAGTGTTCTTCGGTGATCGATCCGAGCGGGATAAGTTCGCCACTGCCAGCATTCGCAAAGATCACATCCAAGTGACCTTGCTCTTGCTCGATCGTGGCGTAAAGACGATCGAGGTCTGCCAGATTTGAGACATCGCCCTGAATGCCCATAACGTTCTTACCAATTTCGTTTACAGCAGCATCAAGCTCAGTCTGACGACGACCCGTGATAAAAACATAGGCACCTTCAGCAACGAATTGCTTGGCAGTGGCAAGCCCAATACCGCTGGTGCCACCCGTAACGAGAGCGACTTTGCCTGAGAGTTTTTGTGACATTGTGTTCTCCTGGTTGAGTTTGGGGATTACAAATTTGATTACGTCTCGTTCAAGCGGTAAAGCCGCCATCAATTTTGAGGCTCGCGCCCGTGGCAAAAGCAGCTTCAAGACAGGTGAGATAAGAGACCATGCCAGCTACCTCGCTGTCCATCGCGACCAAGGGCAGTCATCGCGATCATCCCTACAGCAAGGTCTCTATCTGCGGGATTCATATCGGGGTCGATCGCGACTGGGTCGCAACGTTTCCCACTACCGATCGACTACTGCGCTACAACCCCACCATCTACCATCAATGTTGCACCTGTTGTGAACGATGCCATGTCAGATGATAAAAACAGAACTGCATTTGCAACTTCAAGTAGTGTTCCAACTCGTCCGATCGGGTGAAGTCCTGCCAAGTAAGCTTTGACTTCATCTGTAGCTGCTTCAAACAGATCTGTTTGGATTGACCCTGGTGCAACGGCATTGATGCGAATACCCGCTTTGGCATATTGGAGCGCAGCAGCTTTTGTTAAACCTACTACCGCATGTTTACTCGCGGTGTAGAGGAGTATTTCAGGAAGTGCAACGACTCCAGTCGCAGATGCCGTATTGACGATGCACATAGTGCCGCCAGAGGCGAACGCACCATTTCCCTGTTTCAACATCTGAGCGATTTCATATTTCATCGACAACCAAACGCCTTTGACATTGACGTTCATCGTGCGATCGTATTCTGCTTCTGTTTGCTCAATCAATGAGGGATTTTCGCCGACAGTTCCTGCATTATTAAATGCAATATCTAACCGACCAAAAACGCCAACCGCTTTATCAACCATTGCTTTCACATCGGCTTCTTTTGTGACATCTGCTTGCACAAAAATAGCCTCTCCGCCAGCTTCTTGAATCAATCGAACCGTTTCTTCACCTTCATCCATTCGACGACCCACCACCACCACCTTTGCTTGTTGTTGGGCATAAGCGATCGCAGTAGCTCTACCAATGCCCGATGTCCCTCCCGTCACTAAAGCAACCTTGTCTTTAAGCATCATGATAGTTACCTCTTGTTGTGAATGGTTATGTTACTTGCGTCAAAAACTCAATGGGCAGCAATACGTGTAGGAGCCAGCAACAAGAAGCGCCTCGATCTATAACTAGGATGAGTAACGATTCTGGTTGTAGGAGCCGGGTTTGAGCATTGTTCTAATTCACACGATGAATTCGATGTGGTTGCAAAATGGCGGGTTTGGGTATTGATGTTTGCTGGCTTCTACACTTAGTCGCGCTCGATTAGTGTGTTTGAAGGTAAGTTGGGATCGATCGCCTTACGCGCACTGTCAACGCCCACGACGGGAAGTGTACCCGGATCGAGCAAGCCGACTTGAACCAATACACTTGCCTGATCCCAGTAAATGTGTTCGTGGGCTAGTTTGCCGTCACGGAACTGGACGATCGCTACTACTGGCACTTCCACCCGTTTTCCGGTGGGAGCAACGCCGGGTAATATCCATTCCATCCAAACAGTATGAGTGAACTTAGCCACCATTTCATCCACGAGTTGATCTGTCCCGATGGTGCGCGAGATTGGGGTCAACTCCATGTCCGGCGGCATCTGTGGAATGAGGTATTTGGAATAAAACTCCCGCAGTGCTGGTTTCCCGACTCCCCCAGTCATTACCGGGATGTGGTTAACGTAAGCATCTTCAACCATCGTAGCGAGGGCATCTTCAGTACTGTGAGTGCCAATGCCTTATCCATCGTTTGCTTAACCAGTTCGGGACTCGCCAATCCTACAAAAGGTTCTTCCCGATCTATAAAGTTAGATGCGAAGTTTTGGTAAGCAATGGCAGAATTTTTGCGGTTCACAAACTCCTCAAAGTGATTGCGGATGAATGTTTTATTTTGTTCAAGTGTTTGTTCCATAATGTGAAATAACTCCATGATTTCTAGTTTTGTAATGTTCTACCTATCCGATCCAAAGTGTAGTAAGTCTCAATAATTGACTGACTGCTTTGGTGATTCTCACGCCTAAAGCTGTAGTTAGCCAGCGTATACGATTTCATCTTCTTTGCGCCAAGCAGGGTCTACGATACATAGAAATACTAAAGGTTCAACACCATAATTCCGAACGAATTGCTTAGTATTGGGCGGAATATAAACTGCGTCACCTGGTGCTATTGTCTCAATTTCACTGTCTATATACATTTCGCCTTCACCACTGAGTATGTAGTAAACTTCAGAGGCTTTTAAAGAATGCGGTTTAGAAGTTTCTCCTGCTGGCAAGATTGCGTGAGCTAAACTGGACCTTAAATCAAGAGGTTGCTTATCAGGATGCAAAAGCTCTTTCAATATAGTATTATCTCCACCAGTAAAGGTTTCGCATTCACTTAGTTTTTGAATCAGCATTATTTAGACTCCTAGAATATAACAGCGACTTGATGTGTGGCGCATATTGCTTTTGACGAGATTGCTATTCGCGATCGCTTCGAGCGGGCAGTATGGCTTGCTGTCACTTGAACGTAGGTTAGATAACCACGTCGCTCCAGTCGGTAGTCAGCCCGCAAGTGGGATTTAGGTGTTGGCAACTCATAGTTTGAAACGGCTCTATCCTAAAATTCGGGTTCGATAACCACGCCGCTCCAGTCGGTTGGCAGCACGTCGGGCATCGCGACGACTGTAGTGGATACTCTCAAAAATCCATCGCCGATTGTCACGGCTGCGGTAATAAACCACAAACTGCCGCTCGCGATATCGATTGTCACGATATCGATCGTCACGATATCGATTGTCACGATATCGATCGTCACGATATCGATCGTCACGATCGCGATCGTATTGAGCGATTGACATATTCGGCTCTCGATCGAGGTTCCGACCAATTTTTTCTGAATCTAGTGCCTGTGCTGTAAAGGGCATAGTTACTACGAATCCTGTACCCACCAGTGCTAGCAAAATTATCTTTTTCATGCGATTAGTTTGAAGGTGTAAAACTTGGATTGACCGATCGGAATGCTGATTGCCAGTGGAACGCCCATGCCAGCGATTGCCATCACCGGGATAGTAGGCAGGTTGAAAACGACGTGAACGACGGCGGATCAGACCGAGGTTTTGATGACAAAAGCCCTTAATTCGACAATCTTGTCGCCGCGAAAGCGCCAGATATCGCAGTACGAGTAATGAGCCGCCTTCCCGTCTTCGTCCTTCATTGTGATGTCGCCGAGTGCCGTAACAAAATCATCCTCAACGATGAAGTTAGAAACCATAAACTTTGGCGGCTCTACGTATGTCGTTGCCATCCATTGGCGAACAGCTTCTTTCCCTTTAAGGGTCTTGTCGCCTACAAACGTCCATTCCATGTCGTCGGCGCAGAACGACAAGAATCCTTCATTATTGCCTTCTGAGATCGCCGCGTTTGCCTCTTCTAAGATTGCTTTATTTTTGCCTAACATTTGCATCTCTCCTCTGTTCAAGTGAATGCTTTAATGGAGGGGTTTTCCGTTCGGCGCGTCCTTCTGCGGATCGCCGTCTCACGCCAAAATGGGAGAGTTAGCGAATCTGTTTTGGGGTCATTCCAGTGAGGCGCTTAAACTGTTGGTTTAAATGGCTCTGGCTGGAGAAGCCGACTTGTAGAGCGATGTCTGCGATCGCTAAATCCGTTTTCGACAGCATCAATTTCGCCTGTTCCACCCGCTGTTGAATCACATACTGGTGTGGTGAAACTGCCATCGCCTGTTTGAATAAACTTGCAAAGTAAGTTGGGCTAATGTTGATCGCTTTTGCAAGTTCAGTCA
This genomic interval from Scytonema hofmannii PCC 7110 contains the following:
- a CDS encoding cupin domain-containing protein; this translates as MLIQKLSECETFTGGDNTILKELLHPDKQPLDLRSSLAHAILPAGETSKPHSLKASEVYYILSGEGEMYIDSEIETIAPGDAVYIPPNTKQFVRNYGVEPLVFLCIVDPAWRKEDEIVYAG
- a CDS encoding SDR family NAD(P)-dependent oxidoreductase yields the protein MSQKLSGKVALVTGGTSGIGLATAKQFVAEGAYVFITGRRQTELDAAVNEIGKNVMGIQGDVSNLADLDRLYATIEQEQGHLDVIFANAGSGELIPLGSITEEHFDKTFNTNVKGLLFTVQKALPLMPEGASIILNASTASIVGTPAFSVYSATKAAVRSFARKYRS
- a CDS encoding nuclear transport factor 2 family protein, translating into MLGKNKAILEEANAAISEGNNEGFLSFCADDMEWTFVGDKTLKGKEAVRQWMATTYVEPPKFMVSNFIVEDDFVTALGDITMKDEDGKAAHYSYCDIWRFRGDKIVELRAFVIKTSV
- a CDS encoding nuclear transport factor 2 family protein; its protein translation is MVEDAYVNHIPVMTGGVGKPALREFYSKYLIPQMPPDMELTPISRTIGTDQLVDEMVAKFTHTVWMEWILPGVAPTGKRVEVPVVAIVQFRDGKLAHEHIYWDQASVLVQVGLLDPGTLPVVGVDSARKAIDPNLPSNTLIERD
- a CDS encoding SDR family oxidoreductase, whose amino-acid sequence is MMLKDKVALVTGGTSGIGRATAIAYAQQQAKVVVVGRRMDEGEETVRLIQEAGGEAIFVQADVTKEADVKAMVDKAVGVFGRLDIAFNNAGTVGENPSLIEQTEAEYDRTMNVNVKGVWLSMKYEIAQMLKQGNGAFASGGTMCIVNTASATGVVALPEILLYTASKHAVVGLTKAAALQYAKAGIRINAVAPGSIQTDLFEAATDEVKAYLAGLHPIGRVGTLLEVANAVLFLSSDMASFTTGATLMVDGGVVAQ
- a CDS encoding zinc-dependent alcohol dehydrogenase family protein — protein: MVCPQIPKLVPKATQVLVKVYATSINPIDYQTRRGDYKDLVRLPAIIGVDVSGVIEAIGEAVTHFQVGDEVYYSPQVFGEFGSYAQYHVAEESIVAVKPINLTHVEAACLPLAGGTAWDCLITRGNLQVGETVLIHAGAGGVGSIAIQLAKAMGAYVYTTCSAENFDFVKKLGADYPIDYKHENYIEVIGRETNGRGVDLVLDTIGGDTIGRSPEVIHPFGRLITIVDIATPQTLLDAWGKNLTIHFVFSPQYRDKLDALRNLIERDQIRPVIDSVLPWSDIVQAHQRLEKGGLRGKIVLQLIDMGSQ
- a CDS encoding helix-turn-helix domain-containing protein; protein product: MLTITTPTLEFKNRGLTRTQLQQILDYIHTHLDRDLSLTELAKAINISPTYFASLFKQAMAVSPHQYVIQQRVEQAKLMLSKTDLAIADIALQVGFSSQSHLNQQFKRLTGMTPKQIR